The Hemiscyllium ocellatum isolate sHemOce1 chromosome 39, sHemOce1.pat.X.cur, whole genome shotgun sequence genome contains a region encoding:
- the LOC132834192 gene encoding gonadotropin-releasing hormone II receptor-like: MHKDWLQTLMDSLPSRNQSGRIHLSKFDVSDVRPTPPEPWIVPAFTAAAKVRVIVTFCFFTVSMFSNTAVLLNVIKKRRNSHIRNLILSLTVADLMVTVLVMPLDAVWNITVQWYAGNMACKALNFLKLFAMYASALVLVVISMDRHSAVLNPFSFIRASHRNKLMLSMAWITSMFLAAPQLFIFQVQNVNGMNFTQCVTYGSFTEPWHETFYNMFTFITLYVTPLTAMVICYSRILWEISKQVKRNREIARTQNDYILKARMKTLKMTIIIVVSFIICWTPYYLLGLWYWFNPNVLKNVPEYVSHILFLIALLHTCSDPIIYGFYTPSFRKDILTCWRGTRAEITRNETKHKGKPVTAKSLRDDTNGNILNHIEMVSVIPN, translated from the exons ATGCACAAAGACTGGCTACAG ACACTGATGGATTCATTACCTTCTCGGAATCAGTCAGGAAGAATTCATCTTTCAAAGTTTGATGTCTCCGACGTAAGGCCCACTCCTCCAGAGCCTTGGATTGTACCAGCATTCACTGCGGCAGCTAAAGTCCGTGTAATCGTGACTttctgtttcttcactgtgtccaTGTTCAGCAACACAGCTGTTCTGCTCAACGTCATCAAAAAGAGGAGGAATTCACACATCAGGAACCTGATCTTGAGCCTCACTGTGGCTGACCTAATGGTGACTGTTTTGGTGATGCCACTAGATGCAGTGTGGAATATAACCGTTCAGTGGTATGCAGGTAACATGGCATGCAAGGCCCTGAACTTCCTGAAGCTATTCGCCATGTACGCCTCTGCACTTGTCCTGGTGGTCATCAGTATGGATCGTCATTCGGCTGTCTTGAACCCATTTAGTTTTATCCGCGCCAGTCACAGGAACAAGTTAATGCTTTCCATGGCATGGATCACAAGCATGTTCCTGGCCGCTCCACAG CTCTTCATTTTTCAGGTGCAGAATGTGAATGGCATGAACTTCACCCAGTGTGTGACGTATGGGAGTTTCACTGAGCCCTGGCATGAAACCTTCTACAACATGTTCACCTTCATCACCCTGTACGTCACGCCTCTCACTGCCATGGTGATCTGTTACAGCAGGATTCTGTGGGAAATAAGTAAACAGGTGAAAAGAAATAGAG AAATCG CAAGAACACAGAATGATTACATATTGAAAGCACGAATGAAAACTCTCAAAATGACCATCATCATTGTTGTGTCATTCATCATCTGCTGGACCCCATATTATCTCCTCGGACTGTGGTATTGGTTCAATCCAAACGTACTGAAGAACGTGCCAGAATATGTCAGTCACATACTGTTCTTAATTGCCTTGCTGCATACCTGCTCGGATCCGATTATTTATGGGTTTTACACACCGTCCTTTAGAAAGGATATCCTGACATGTTGGAGAGGGACGAGAGCAGAGATCACGAGGAACGAAACGAAACACAAAGGAAAGCCAGTCACTGCCAAATCCTTACGAGATGACACAAATGGCAACATCCTTAATCACATTGAGATGGTGTCTGTAATCCCCAATTGA